A genomic window from Gossypium hirsutum isolate 1008001.06 chromosome D12, Gossypium_hirsutum_v2.1, whole genome shotgun sequence includes:
- the LOC107945412 gene encoding phosphoglycerate mutase-like protein 4 gives MSQPTSFSWDQPYTEIIVGHMDVELNEVGRQQAASLAERLSRVPEISAIYSSDLKRALETAETIVATCGKFEVIKDPDLRERHLGDVQGLLFREAAKVCPQAYRAFSSRRTDQVIPGGGESLDQLYHRATSSLQRICQKHTGKRVVVVTHGGVIRALYRRACSRRFRGSILNTSVNIIQISGDDVWTIKAWGDIDHLNQTGHSMSGFGVSKTPSVVSPVLT, from the exons ATGTCCCAACCTACTTCTTT CTCCTGGGATCAACCTTACACCGAAATTATCGTG ggGCATATGGATGTTGAACTGAATGAAGTTGGGAGGCAACAAGCAGCTTCA TTGGCTGAAAGACTATCCCGAGTGCCTGAAATATCCGCCATATATTCCTCTGATTTAAAACGTGCTCTTGAAACTGCTGAGACGATTGTTGCAACCTGTGGCAAGTTTGAG gttataaaAGATCCGGACTTGCGGGAACGACATTTAGGGGATGTTCAAGGTCTTCTGTTCCGTGAAGCAGCCAAAGTTTGTCCCCAGGCTTACCGAGCATTTTCGTCTCGCCGGACCGATCAAGTTATACCT GGAGGTGGAGAAAGCTTAGACCAACTCTATCATCGTGCTACATCTTCATTACAGAGAATTTGTCAGAAACATACAG GGAAGCGAGTGGTTGTGGTCACTCATGGAGGTGTCATACGTGCGCTATACAGGAGGGCTTGCTCGAGGAGGTTTCGGGGAAGTATACTAAATACCTCAGTGAACATAATTCAGATATCTGGTGATGATGTTTGGACCATAAAAGCTTGGGGTGATATCGATCATCTCAACCAAACAGGACATTCCATGTCTGGTTTTGGGGTTAGTAAAACACCATCTGTTGTTAGTCCTGTTCTTACTTGA